The DNA sequence TCGCTCTATCTACGGGTTACTTGGTGTCCACAAGGCTTGTCATTATGGGAGCTGTAAAGAGTCGGATCGCAGAGAAAATATCTAAATCTCCCGTGCCGGTGAATGAAGACATCACGCCAAAAGTCGTTCTGTTAACTGGCACATCACATAAATTAAGCCTCGAATTCGCTCTAACGTTGGCGCATGATCCTTTCTCGAGATTTAAAGCTCTGGTAACAATGCCTTCACTATCGAGTAGTGAGTATTTAGGAGATTCGCGAGTGCTAAATGCCCTTAACAGGACGTTGTTCGTACTGCAAACTGACGTTTTGTGCGAGGACTCGATTCGCGGAGCGGTGCGTGAAATCTTGGAAACGGACGGCATCCTTGACGCTATAGGTAAGATAAAAACGTCAGGAGAATGGCCTCACTTCTTAGAACAGTTGGTATCCTGCATTGCGTTCAAATAGTTGTATTATTTGTAGTACGGGCACACCTTTCGGGCCTAGCATAATGTCACAACAGGAAAGTGACCTATAGTTTACAATTAACTCCGCATTTTTCTATCAAATCTATTATCCCCCATTTTCCCCCGCGAAAATAACCAGCTATTCCTTTGTGAGCCatttacaaagaaaagagCAGCATTTGAGTAAcgctttgctttgttttctttgaaaatatcATTAAGATTTATCAGCGGAAATGTCTTGCTATCTCGCGCTTGAGCTCTACGAATTGCTAGTAGCAATTCACACAAGTCTGGGGTCAGCATGTCATTTACCGGGAATATCATAGCCTATAAACCGTACAATCTTTAGGTGTGTTATCTTATAGATGAAAAAGAATACAGTAGCGACAAACGTTGTTCATAAATAGGCTATTATTGTCTAAAGAGAGCTACTTGGGCTTTTTTGCGCCAATGTCTAAATGATCTAAGAGAACAATTTCCCTTGATGCGTGTGGGACTTGTTTTGACTCGCAAGAGAGGTTTGAATGGCGCGCATCGGAAAATACAGTCATTTCCTCTCGCGCGTTTTGTTGTACCCTAAGGGCCAATTAGCCAAAACACCTTTCATAAGGAATACTTTATGAAAAGTAAATGCTCCTTGCAGAAAGCTGGTTTAGGCCATAATAATCTGAGATTACTAACAAAATTTTTGACAGATCTTTAAATCTTTGGTAGAAAAATTGCCAAAGCTAACCGTGTGATTTTCAGGaagtattattttcattatggAAATTTGAGCAaacgaatattaaaaaaaagtctactCCATTTTTGTCACAATATTTCTTGCTCACGTCAATGTAATTAAGTGAGAGTCTGCGGCTTTACACGAGAAAGGATCTTTGACAGCGATCGTCACATTTTTTCCACTGCGTGCAAATGAACCCAAAAATGTCCACCGCCGTATTCTTTGTGTAATATCAGCGACAGTTTTTATTGCTAAAACAAATTCCccttgaaaatatatttctaaCATAAATAGTTGTCGATGAAAACATGTTAGGAACATTTAGTACTTAAAGCTATCTTTACCGCAAATCTAGAAAAAGTGACAATAATGTTGCTTGGGGACCAAGCGAGGTATTGTATTACTTCTTTTGATATTTCGTGCGAACTGCGAGCATGCGGTGGTTGATATCCCTCTCTTATCAATCCCAAGCTTTATACGCAACACTCTGTTTCCGACGCTTTTGACTTCTTGCGTTGACCTATTTGAAATTCAAAACAGCTTTACAAAAAGTAATGACTAGAGAGTAGCAAGCGAATATCATATCTTCGGTGTGCTTAGCGAGTGCGGTGCGATAAAAGCCTATTTGCTGATAGGGTCGTTAGGGTTAGGTCATCGCATGAGGCGTACTGTTATAAATGTGAGTATTTTTGCGCCGAATTGATCATTACACATTTGCGTGGCGCGAgaattataaacaaaataaaaaatagaaagcAAATTGTGTATTTCAGGTTACAAGTACATAATAAGGTATTGGTAGAAAAGAAAGCAAGCTGGGATCTTGGATACGACGGATGGTcgatacagtggaacctctattGTAATGTGACTTCCTTAAAGCAAACACCCTCTAAATTACGGACATTTTTTTGACGCAAGAGGGCGCTGATTGGCTGATTTATTATCTACATCATCACTGTCATaatcattgttgttgttgttacttcatcatcatcagcatcatcaccgccatcatcatcaaattGTAGTAATACCAGTTTCTCTTTTGAAATATTACAGTCATAACCTCTAACGTCCTTCTGACTGGCCCTATTGAGACACACACGATGGAGCAAGCCATGCAAGTGTTTGAAACCAACACCATGTCCGTCATCGAGCTTGTCAAGGTGGTGCTACCTGTCATGAAAAAACAGCAGGATGGACGCATTATCGTGGTCAGTAACCAGGCAGGAATCATGGGTATTCCATTTCACGATATCTACTGCGCCACCAAGTTTGCTGTAGAGGGTTTCTTGGAGTCGATCGCGCCAGAGGCATTGGCTTTTAATATTTAGTAAGTATTATTCGCTTGCGCTTAGACGTTTGAACGATTCCTTTGAGGTGGATTCTTTGACCGAATTGACTCGTTTATTACGATGTCTCGTCaatccaggcgcgtacccagtaCAGTAAAAACCCGCGTGTAAGAACCTGATTTAAGAACCTATAGGCAGagattttggattttaatacCCCAAAATATATGAACCTACTAAGCCTAAAAATtcaaaaaggttcttatatgaTGAGTTACTCCATTTGAAACAAATAATGGggctttaaaatataaatttgctAAACATTTTGCTGTTCCATTAAGATAAGATTACAGATACAACATACATACAGTAGGATATCTCTATAGCAAAATGGCTATTTATTGAGTCACATCAAGAACcttataagaacctattttgccttgatattttataagtaccccaaaatataagaacctattttgcCAAACTTGAAAAAAACCTAGGTTCTTGcacgcgttttttttttttactttattggCTCTGGAGGAGTGCaatcataggtatcatatgggaAATGCATAGTATTTGGAGATTtctttataagaaatgacccaccttttggccaccaaggggggggggggatatggGGCTTCGCGcacaccctgcgcacccccctgtgtaccccccctGTGTgcccccctgtgtacccccctgtgtaccccctgtgtacccccctgtgtacgcggcTGGAATCAAAAGTGCTCACGTCATGCACTGCATTGCTCGTTTTGTCTCAATAGAGATTTCGTTATTGAACTATCACCCTGTACTTGCAAAGAACAATACAACATCGctgtatttttatatttgtaaTTTATACTGAGCTCTTTTGCCTCCCTCGTGACAGCTGCACGATGATCGAGACGAGTATGGCGAAGGGCGAGGAAAAGACAGCCACCGCGCTACACGTGTCCATCGCTTCCAAGATGGAGAACACAGATGACGATACCCGCAAATACCAAGACTCCATTCCCAGCAAGCTTCGACGCCAGGGCTCCGTCAAAAAGATGAACACCAAACGAGTTGCCGAGACAATCCGCGAGGCATTACTCGAGGAAAAACCTCACTTTAGGTACCAAGTAAACAAGAGCTGCAAGGAGGCCGCGCGTGAGAAGTGGATAGATGTTCACGGTGACACGTATGTACTGGAGGCTGCCGAAAGACACTTGTACGTAGAGACGCAAAGAGTGCAGGAAGCGTACAACCAAAACGCGCGGGAATCCATAAAAAACGATTGACGTTATGTTTGTAACGTGTTATGACATGATTGCGATGGCAATTCAGGATGTGTCTATGACGTCATATAGGTGACGGTAGTTCCGTGTCGTCATGTGAATTGTGACATCATACAGAAGTTTTGAAAGTCCCCGATGTCATCCTCATTATAGCGATACCTCGGGAAACCGTGGCATTTTCTGGACAGCATTTTGGCAACGTCGTCATCATATTTGATTGGTTTGGTGACGTCACTTAGATAGGTGACGCCATATTGAAAGATGACGTCATTTTGATGGGTGACACCTCCCGGATATTGACGCCATTTGACTAGTTGACGTCATTTGAACAGATGAAGCCATTTGGATAGTTGACGCTATTTGAACAGATGACGGCATTTGGATAGTTGACGCTATTTGAACATATGACGCTCTTTGGATAGTTGACGCGATTTGAACATATCACACTATTTGGATAGTTGACTTCATTGGGATAGGTTACGCTTTATCTATAGATGACGCCATTTGGGTAGTTGCCTTTTTTCTAGCTAAGACGGGTAATTAACCGATTTAATGGAAACCGATTTAATGGAAATCCCAAGAGAGAAATAGAGTGACGCTGCTTTTGTGTCTTGCAACTCAAATCACAATTCGCTACTGCATAGTCTATCCTTAACCAATAGAGTCACAAGGATGGTTGTCAGTGGAGTAAACAACATGCTGTAAAACATTAAAGTCCATAAATGATAGCGAGCTAGGCCAAAGTATtgacgaaaaacaaaaatgaaaacgTCTTCGTTTAGATATTTCGAGGATGTTGTCAAAGCAGTAATGGAATCACAATTAGaggtattttgattgattaGGGATTCAAAAAGGACAGATATAGAAGCAAAGAGATACAAATATAGCAAGGAAAGTGAAAAAGAAACATAGTTCTTCTCGTTAAAAAAGGAGAGAGAGAAGAGAGAGAGCTGAAAGAGTATTCTTAAAGTTCATTTTTCGGGCAATGTCCCTTTTCCCGAGATCCTTTCGCTTGCAATGCAAGCGTTCTGCTATATACTCTACGGACCTGTATTATCGTGACAGCGTAGGCACCACTTTAAGGTGACACTGGTGATACCCGGAGCTTTTTGAAGAAGGCATCAACCTGCTTGACGTAGCCAAGGATATAGATACCATATTATTGAGACACAAAACTAGTCacaatttgaaataaaatctaACCAGAGCGTTATAATCACACATGCGTGTAAATCAACAAGAATCAAATATATcctatttattattaaaatattattggaaatcaataattaaaataatgaaagACAAAATACCAAACTGTGTAGTTTGAAAAAAACCTCAGTATTTACTGAGTGGAGGGGGTTGGGATGCGCAGTTATCTATATaatatggaaaaaggaaagTAGTATttgataatattttatatgACCCACTATTTGACAACCGATGGTGTGTGAGCGCGCACAATACGCACCCCTCCTCCCAGGATTTGGTTATAATTGCACTTTCCAAATGAAAGTACTGGAGAAAGTGATAAACGTTTTCATTGAAGCAATGACAGTGTTTTAGAAGgtctcgaaatattggggggcggAGGAGACGATGCAGAAACATAAAAGAAGATATGTTTTTTCGTGTGTGAGTTGTTTTGTCTAACTATCTTCGGGCGATCAACTATTTATGGGGATGGAAAGATATCAATTTTATCATTGTAGGTATGTATGTACAGCGAGCGTTTCTGCTAGGGTTCAACGGTTGACAGAGACCCGAAGATGGGCAGGATGATAGGCGTTTCGAAGGTTATTTTCTAAGCTTGTAGAAAATTGAGAATTAGTGgaataaattatattttttgtgaGACAGTTTCTACTAGCATAGGAGATGTTGTCGATACGGTTTTGGGGTATTGCTTTTTACTCCTTCAGCTGCACTTTAATCAAGGTCAAACCTTCCACTAAACACTGCGGAAACGCTTGCTAGTTGTATGGGATTTTTCAACATGGGGCAACAAAAACACTTTGAAAGTGCaacatttatttttagtttttacggtgttcttttttcatctttaCACCTGGAGTCCATTATCAAGACATCACACACGTTTTTCATTTGCTAACCAGAAGTAGCCCATTTAGTAGTTTTCCAGCCTCGTCCAATGCATTCTAAAAGGCCCTGTTAGAATGCCTTGGACGGGGCTGGAAAACCTCTAAAACCCGGGGTTCCTGTACTTAGAGAGAAACCGTGAGGCATCTCTTGGGGTATGAGAGACGTCACGACTCTTACCTACCACAGGACGTCCCATCGCAAACCCGTAGGCTGGGGTTCAGCCTCCTCCGCTAGCGTCTTTTCCAAtatttgggcttcctgtggtgaatCTAAGTGATACCAGAGGAGGTATCCAGTCTCCTCCTCGAGAGCACAGGAGCCCCAATCCCACACATTTTGGGGTCCTGGCTAATATCCCTCAAGTCTCATTAAAGGCGTCCCTGTGGTTACTTTGTCGGGCTCCCTCTCAGTAATACATACACCACCCGTAATCCAAAGAAGATACACCATGATAGCATTTTGCCTTGGCTTGTctaaaaatattcataatttATCTCACTACGATATGACgttccattaaaaaaaaatcaaatcatcTTCATCTCACTCTTCAGAAAAGCTACCAGGAAATCCAGAAATTACCATTTATCAGGTATGCGGATAAAAGTATTAACATTACGTGCGCTTAGGTAAAGGGATGAGCATCTCATTCAATACAAATCCGCCCCAGGGGACAATAAAATCGGCTTACACATGGCAAGGTATAAAGCCGTCCCTGAAAACAGTGCCGAAATCGCTTAGCATTGCTGACCTAAGCCTCTTTCGGTTTACCAGGAAGAAGAAATGTTAGCAAGCCACTTCTTCCTAACAGTACTATATTCTAATCCATAAATCGATTTATAATTTATGAACCTCACCAACAGAAACAGAGTGTCTTAATATCGGCAACGTAATAAAAACCTTATCAGATTCTCCAGGCGGCGGATAATGATAGTCACGTGGCTTTTGGAATCCCAACTATGGTCTAAATAAATGTCTGCAGAAGGCAAAAGCTGCAGTGATAAGAGTTGTAATAAGAAGTAAAGAtctataccccctccccctccccgcGTGGATTAGTTTCAGATAATTCAAGATATAACGGGCTATGTTATGAACATTTAGCAAAACATGAATTCATAACGTAATATTGATAGTTAGCAACAAAAATGGGATTCACTTGTCCAAGATGTGAGTGGATGTATTTTGTAAATCTGATTTCTTCCACTAAATATACAAGCAAACGCTAACCAAATATTATTGATGTCCAGTTTGATTTGTTGTTAATAAAGTGCAAACGAAATTCCACATCACAACTCCATTATTCATCTTTCTACCTTGCCAATGTGCAGAACAGGCTTGAAAGCCGTCATTCGCGCCTACCAGACAGCCCTGGCATCACAACACTCTAATACTCTTCCTAACTGACGACGACACAGTAACaacgattctatttttctcgAGACTGAGATTCTATATTCCTTCCTTTACCTGCCTGACGCAAACAAGTACATTAAATTGGTGAATGCAATCATACTgcgattttttttagtattccTAGTCTCCCGCGTAGCCGTCTTTTGTATCGGTCATGCTTCCACAAAGGTAGGCTGGCGGGAGATTGGAACAGAGTATTCCCTCCATTAAAGAATGTAAACGGAAACTTAAGAAAAAAGCCAGAAAATCAAATACCGCCATTTCGACGCAAAGCGTTACTTGATTGCCGGAAGCCAGTAAGCATTTTTTTGCCGATATAGTTTATCTGGGGGAAAACCACTATGCCATGCTGGCGAGTCctaaagccctgtgcaaactgtgccagcacctgccagcattgctggcaaattcttgctcgactgaccacaaaacaaaggaaatgtcagaaagtaCATTTGCCATTTTGACATCTCCTTTTtcctatagtcagtcaagcgaaaattcgccagcaatgctggcaggtaATGGCGCAGCTTGCACGGACAAAACAGCTGTGCATGGTCGCCGATCTGCAGCAGACTGTGTTAGCGTCCCGCCATTGGCCAAACGGGTGCTCATGTAAATTATAGCTATAATGCTTTTCAAGGTTCACATATTGTATGCCGTAAAGTAGTCCATCCTTCTATTACGTTTCACTTTCTCCTGGTCTAAGCGCGCCTTCGTTATTTGCTTTTGAAAAGCCTATTAGAGCGGCGCTATTTTTCTCTCTGAAAGAAGAATTTATCAATCCCTCTAAGAGGGGCGTGTCCAGAGAAAAACGCAGAGTGGGGTCTAGAGAGATAATAACTTACTTTGAAGAGGGTAGAGGTCACTAGATCCTTGGAATCTAATTGACATTCAGCGCATTATCGCGTTATTTCTTTTCTCGGCTCCTAAGCAGGATGGCGTCCGGTCCCCTCCTCTAGCAACGTGCTTGCCCTATTGTTCACACCAACGGCATCTAGTCCAAGGCGACCTGACAACTTTAGCCAGGTCCCTTCTCGCCTAGCTGTCCAAGTAAACTAGGTCTCGAAGCCACTCTTGATCTAACGGTCAACACTTAATAGCTCTGATCTCTCTTCATTATGTAAAACAAGCTCTATAACTATGACTCCTTGGGTTAACCTAGACAGCTCCTTCCCCTTGATGTTCAAACAAACTAGGCTCCAGTGCGACCCTCAACCTCTCCCAGAAATGTGGCCTGACGTCCTCGTTGAACCACTCGAGCCATGTGCGTCTGGAACGGTAATGCTGTAGAGTCGAGGGCAGCTCATTTAGTGGGATGTTTTCCAGCATCACAGGCACCAGGACGTCATGCCCATGCTGGAGTCTTCCCTGCGCAATCTGCATCTCGAAGTAGGTCCAGCCACCCTCTCGTCTAAGGAAGTTTCTGGTGATCATAAGAAGGGTCTTCCGGCTTTTGAAGATGGCATTGGCGATGTTATCTGTTATATATAGACCGGCTTCAAAGTCTTTGAAGTCAATGCAGACTTTATGGGTTCTTGTTATTTCTGGGTAGAAGACGTTTTTCACCAAGTCTCTATCTTGGCTTGAATAGGAGATGAATACGTCGAATTCGTGATGCGTTTCTAAAGGTAAAACATTGTTAACTTAAAATGTCTTACAAATAACTACATAAACAAGCATCGATTGGCTTGTAAGAAGGGGCTTTAAAATACACAGAGCACATAATATACATAGgatttgccaaaatatacatagttagtataaatccactcacatactatcacgaatctcgaaatttgattggctcccgtactcactatctattgagccaAAGATAGTGAGTAGCGAAAAAGCCGGCGTTTTCGCGCCAAAAGcggttatttattactgagaattattaaaatcgtattattttgaaggtagtatgtgtgtggatttatactaaaacaattagactactcgttcTCGTTTTCGCTATGCGcctcgttgactatctattgactcacagaaaactcgaactcgtagtctaattgttaaatatagaATCTAAAAGATATATGCGTGTTTTGAAGAGAGTTCACGTGAACTTTGATCTTCTATAACTTGTAGTTCCGTTTCGTCTATTTAGCGTGTGCTTAGATGATTCATGATTAAGAACGCAATATGCACGACCAACTTTGTAAAACAAACCAAACCGGACAATCCCATTTTTCCGCTAATCAATAACAGAGTCGTTCACTCGACTAATAACATGTGTCTGAGGTCTGGAAGAAATTCCCACCCAATGATTGTAAGCACCGGTAGATTAAGAAATTTTGTAACTGTAAAATTTCAAGTATAagtgtttttccttttctaaATGCGCAAATTGCCTGTAATTCAGCTCTTAACTGCTAGAGGCGACAAtaaacaatattattattattattattattattactattattattattattacaagtACAACTTAAAATTCTGTGCTCAATCATACTACGAAGCATTTTACCATACTGCGAAGCTTTACCTTCTGGAGCTAGGAGTTCCGTTTGGTCTATGAACCGCTTTGGGTCAGCAAAAAGAAGAGTTTTGAAGTCAACACCATGGTGCTGTTGTCTCCTTCGCAGGACAAGAGCAGATAGAACAAGCAAAACTATAAATAATAGGACACCAAGGGAGAGTCCAATCACCAGAGACTTGTCTGATCTTGTCTGAGACGTACTCCCCATACGACCAGCCATTGTATTATCTGAACATGACAACAAAGAATTCCGAGTCAGATATTTAAGGCAtccctttaaaaaaatcactgCATAAAATCTTGACAAACATGATATCACACGGCTTGGAGAACCAGTTGTCTATACAGCCGAATGAGGCTTATGGCCAGTTACTAAATTGAGACAAAGAGAGAGCATGAAACAAAAACGATTTAGGAGGCAGGCATGCAGAGGTTTCAAGGACAGGAAGACTTAATTATGTGCAATGTTTTCTGGGAAGAACATAGAGTTTCTGTGATAATCCTTTATCCTTTATTTGCCTTGTGTATCTTTCCATATAACAGTTCCTGGTATTAGCCTGGGGATAGCCAAAAGGTCAGTAAATTGAAGGTTATAGGTTGATCCATTACGTTAACTACTGAAACAATTACCCACCTTCATCCATAACATACAGCACTCCTTCATCTTGTGACACATTCTTATGCCCAATCGCATTTGTGGATCTGCAGATATACTTCCCACCATCTTCATAACTGACATTGACAATAGGAAGTGACGTGGTCCACTTATCACCACCATTGTTAGTCAGAATGTGTCTTACTCTCGGGAAGGATGGTGTGGTGAAATTCTTGATGTGGATCCAGGAGACAAATGGTTTTTTAGAGCTGGTAATCTGACATGTCAGCGTGATGTTACTAAAGATGGTTGCATTCCATTGGTCTGCATGCATTTGGATAATAGGGTTAAAATCCCACTGACgttctgaaaataaaattgtaatGTTTACCATCATACCATTATCATTATGATTCTCAAAATTATACTAATAATCATCAATATCACCATTATTTTttaccatcataatcattttgatgatcatcatcaataacaccaataccatcattaGTCACCATTAATATCACTGTATCATTATGATTCAAAAGACAACATCATAATTATACTTGTCATATTTATCAAGGACAATGGCAAGTTATCAATAACAGTTTAACCATCAACAGCATTATCAATCATTACTTATGTCAgtgttattataattatctagATAAACATATtaaacatcaccatcaccaagtctgtggggaggggggtagtTTGTCGGTTAGGACCAATGAAGAACCCTCCCACTCAGACTGGAAGGTCCATTGTAGTGAAGGAAATTTGAGAACCACCACAAGCTAAGAAGAGccacctaagagaaaatggtctgctaaactcaaaatcctggctaacCTTGAACAGTAAAGTAGAAAGAATGACTTGCATTTCCAAGTGGATTACTCCCAATACATGTGTAATTTCCGGCATCAGATTTCAAGACATTTGAATTTTGTAGAATCTGCCCTTGCTCAAAAACTTCCAATTTGTAATTTTCCTTAATATCCAACAGTGAGTCATCTTTAAGCCATGTGATCGAAGGCCTAGGGGACCCGCCCATACAGCAGAGTAATCGCCGTGACTGCCCTGTCAAGGCTAGAATAAGCTCTGTTGAGTTTAGAATTGTCACAAAAGGTGCTTGTGCTGAAAAAAGATAACATAGTGTTAATGATTATAAAAGCGTGTACATTAGTCTGTGCACCCCCTATGAAATTAAAGTGATGCGAAAAATGGTACTATTGTACCATTATACAAAACTTTTTAGTATTCTCAGAGTTTTTAAATTGGTTTAATGCAGGTGCTTATCAATATCAATCACAGGATATTGCATATGAGGTAAACTTAAGAATAGTCTAACCTGATTGGTTCTTAGCAACATCTACTTCATCGCTCTGGCAAGTTTCACCATAACCTTTAACTATGCCATAGCAAGTGGAACacttgatcaaaatagcaataaataatatgcaacCACAC is a window from the Nematostella vectensis chromosome 9, jaNemVect1.1, whole genome shotgun sequence genome containing:
- the LOC5515406 gene encoding fibroblast growth factor receptor 3: MRPYWCGCILFIAILIKCSTCYGIVKGYGETCQSDEVDVAKNQSAQAPFVTILNSTELILALTGQSRRLLCCMGGSPRPSITWLKDDSLLDIKENYKLEVFEQGQILQNSNVLKSDAGNYTCIGSNPLGNASHSFYFTVQERQWDFNPIIQMHADQWNATIFSNITLTCQITSSKKPFVSWIHIKNFTTPSFPRVRHILTNNGGDKWTTSLPIVNVSYEDGGKYICRSTNAIGHKNVSQDEGVLYVMDEDNTMAGRMGSTSQTRSDKSLVIGLSLGVLLFIVLLVLSALVLRRRQQHHGVDFKTLLFADPKRFIDQTELLAPEETHHEFDVFISYSSQDRDLVKNVFYPEITRTHKVCIDFKDFEAGLYITDNIANAIFKSRKTLLMITRNFLRREGGWTYFEMQIAQGRLQHGHDVLVPVMLENIPLNELPSTLQHYRSRRTWLEWFNEDVRPHFWERLRVALEPSLFEHQGEGAV
- the LOC5515407 gene encoding retinol dehydrogenase 8; the encoded protein is MGAVKSRIAEKISKSPVPVNEDITPKVVLLTGTSHKLSLEFALTLAHDPFSRFKALVTMPSLSSSEYLGDSRVLNALNRTLFVLQTDVLCEDSIRGAVREILETDGILDAIVITSNVLLTGPIETHTMEQAMQVFETNTMSVIELVKVVLPVMKKQQDGRIIVVSNQAGIMGIPFHDIYCATKFAVEGFLESIAPEALAFNIYCTMIETSMAKGEEKTATALHVSIASKMENTDDDTRKYQDSIPSKLRRQGSVKKMNTKRVAETIREALLEEKPHFRYQVNKSCKEAAREKWIDVHGDTYVLEAAERHLYVETQRVQEAYNQNARESIKND